Genomic DNA from Alicyclobacillus fastidiosus:
TTATCCGCAAATTGGTCACTCGACGGCAGGAGCGGGGCTACGGCCACCTGGGTGCGCACGCCGTGCTCGCGTAAGGTTTTCAGCGCGCGCAACCGCACTTCGATCGGCGGAGCGTAGGGGGCGAAACGGCGTCTTACGTCCTCTAAATCCGTTTCGACCGTAATGCTCACGAGCGCCTTGTCACCAAGAGAGCCGATGAGCGCGGCGTCATTCGTTACGAGTGGGGACCTCGTTTGGATGAATAGGAAATCGAGGGACGCTTGCTCCGCTCCCATCGCCAGGAGGAGTTTGCGCGTCCTGTGGACCCGCGCTTCGGTCGGCTGATATGGATCCGTGCTGGAAGACATAAAGATATTTACGCTCCCACGCTGTCGCGCGAGCTGTAATTCCCGTCGAAACGACGCTTCGTCGATGTGTTTGACGTCGACGTAGCTTCCCCAGTCGCCCTCGTGAAAGCGCGCCACAGGCAAAGCTCGAACGTAACAGTAGTTGCACGCGTACACGCAGCCGACATATGGATTGAGCGTGTAATCGTAGGCCCCTAAATAGCCGTTTGCCTTCGTCAGCAGTCGACGCGGATTCGTGTCTTTGACCGTCACTCGGCTCGTGGGCGAACACCTCCAAGGTGGGAATGGTCGAAAGGTCCGTTCACGCGGACGTTCTGGACCTCCTCGGAAACCGGTTCGGTGCAAGATTAGCTGCGCCCCAGTACTTGCCACGACAACTCGCTTAGCAGAGCGCTGTCTTCGCTAGACATGACAAACGATAAAGCTCCAGCGTTTTGCGATGCCTGGGCGCTGCGCGATGCACCTGGAATGGCCACAACCGTATCTCCGTGATGGTGCATCAGCCAATTGAGCGCGACCTGGGCCGGTGTTGCGCCGTGCTTCTCTGCGATGCTCTGCATGGATTGAATGAGGGGCCGCGTTCGTTCAAGCCCCCTCCGACTAAATCCGGACGAGTATTTGCGCGGGCCGGACACCCGCTTCAACAGTTCTGGATCGCCATGAAATTTACCCGTCAGAAGCCCTTGTTCGAGTGGGGAATAGGCGATGATACTCACGCCTAACTCTTTGGCCAGGCGAAGCGTGTCGTTCGATTCTATCTTGCGGTGCAGCAAATTGTATTTGACCTGGTTGCTGACGAGGGTGATGCCGCGGCGCTCGAGCGCCGTGTAAGCGAGTTCCATTTGCCGAGCTGAGAAATTGCTGACGCCGACATAGCGAACTTGATGCGATTCGACGACGGCGGCCATCGCTTCCATCTGTTGAGCTATGCTCGACCAACTGTAGGGTTGATGGACCTGGTAGAGGTCGATGGCGTAAGGGGAGAGCGCTCGAATGCGATCGTCAATGGTCTTTTGAATGGAACTGGCTCTGCGGAGTACGGGCCACCACTTGGTCGCGATAACCACTTCGGAGGGCTTGACGCCCATCCGGGAGAGGGTGCTGGACAAGGCACGTTCCGAGGCGCCTCTTCCGTAAATTTCAGCCGTGTCAAACCAGTTGATGCCGCCCTGGAGACTAGTGTTGACGATCTCATCGATCACGGCTGGTCCCAGCGCAGGCCAAAACCGTCCAACCAGCCCTTGCCCTTCACTGAATTGCCAACAACCTAGCCCAAGTGGTGAGACGTGTAAATCGGATTTTCCTAGCGTTCGCCTTTGGACCTGGGTCACGTGTGCCACTCCTCGTCATCACCGGATCGCATTTCATTTGAACTTCCAACAAATCTCTGACTGTATGATAGATTATACACAGTACATGTTGGACATGTATAACTCGCTGGAGCAGGATGGGGAGAAAGGGAGGACATGCACGTGGCATTTGATTTTGATTCCGTCATTTCAAGGCGCAAGACTGGGGCGTCGAAGTGGGATACATTAGCGGAACGATTTGGCAAGGATGACGTCATCCCAATGTGGGTTGCAGATATGGACTTCGCCTCGCCGAGTTGTGTCCAAGAGGCGCTCGTCGAGCGCGCAAAACACGGCGTCTACGGATACGCTGTGCGCACTGACGAGTACTTTGACAGTATCATCAACTGGATGCACGACAGACACGGTTGGGCCATCGAACGCGAGTGGATCGCTTCGGCGACGGGTGTCGTCCCGGCGTTGACCGTGATCGTTCAAGCGTTGACCGAGGAGGGGGACGGGGTACTGATTCAACCCCCTGTGTACTACCCGTTCAAGCGCGTCATTCGCTCCTGGGGGCGAACGGTCGTGGAAAACCCATTGGTCTATCGCAACGGTCAGTACGAAATCGATTTCGAGGACCTTGAGGAAAAGGCGAAACAGGCGCGCGTGATGTTCCTCTGCAGCCCGCACAATCCGGTGGGTCGCGTCTGGCGTGAAGATGAACTCCGCCGTATCGGTGAGATCTGCTTGCGCCATCAAGTGTTAGTGGTTGCGGACGAGATTCACGCCGACTTGGTCTTCAGCGGCTCTCGCCACATCCCATTTGCCAGCTTATCCGAGCAGTTTGCGGCCGCTTCCATCACCTGTGCAGCGCCGAGTAAGACGTTTAACCTCGCTGGCCTCAACACGGCGTATGTCATCGTGCCCAACGCGGCGCTCAAGTCCCGCTATGAACTGATGTCGGCGAAGGCGTCGATGGGGTCGATCAACGTGTTCGGCGCGCACGCACTGGCTGCTGCGTACCGCGAGGGCGGACCGTGGCTGGACGCGTTGTTAGGCTATCTCGAGGGGAATGTACAGTACCTGAAGGACTTCATCGGCCGCCACATCCCTGAGCTCAAGGTCATTGAGCCAGAAGGGACGTATCTCGTCTGGGTGGATTGTCGAGCGTTGGGATTTGAGCGAGAGGAACTCGATCACTTCTTCGTCCACGAAGCGGGGCTGGCGCTCGACGAAGGTCATTTGTTCGGCGAGGAAGGCGTCGGGTTCCAGCGCATCAACATCGCTTGTCCGAGATCGGTGCTCGAGCAGGGACTTGAGCAACTTAAGGAAGCGGTCGAACGGGTGGTTCGCGCGAAGGCCTGAGGAGGTCGCGCTTAGCCTGTCGGCTGCCTTGACGCACACGATTTCACGCCCATCGTGCTATTTTGCGGCACGCCCTTGACGACGATTTCATACTATACCCTGACTGTATCCCGCTCTTGTATTCAATTGCACAAGGAGGGATAAGGGGATGTCTTCTGGAAAGGACGCGCGCGTGAAATCGTTACTGACAAACCGGGAACGGGAGGTGTTTGAACTCCTCGTTCAGGATAAAACCACCAAAGAAATCGCCGCGCAACTCTTCGTTAGCGAAAAAACAGTGCGGAACCACATCTCTAACGTGATGAAGAAGTTGAACGTGAAGGGTAGATCCCAAGCGGTGGTGGAGCTGGTCCGTCTCGGTGAGCTGACGATTTGAAACGAACACCCCTACTTTACCTGTAGGGGTGTTTTGCGTTGGAAGGATTACGCCCTTCGGTGTCTAATTTCTATGCGAGATGACATCGTTGGACAAGCTGTGCGCATTGCCACAGGATTTGTCGAATGGTAGTATCTAAGCTATCTGTAGATGAACGGGGTGCGTGTGGTGTCGGGGGAGTACTCGGATTACGTGGTCGAGATCGAACACTGTCTTCGGTCGGTCGCCGCAACTGTCCGGCGAAAAGGGCGCATTCTCCTTTCCGATTACGGGCTGACCTCTCCTCAATTCGAAGCACTTATCGTGCTGGATCGAGAAGGGGAGTTGACCATTGGGGAATTGAGTGGAAAGCTGTACTTGGCGTACAGTACGACGACCGACTTGGTCGATCGTCTGGAGAAGTCAAACTACGTAACGCGTCAACGGTGTTCTGACGATAGGCGCGTTGTACGGGTGCGACTCGAGCCACAGGGTGTCACGTTGATTGAGGGTGTGCTCAACGCGCGTCGGAATTATTTGGACAGCGTGTTGGCGTCGGTCGATACGCACACGCGAAAGACGATATTGGATTCACTGGAACTGCTACATATGAATATGGCTAATCAATAAAGTTGGGTCTTTAGACGGCAAGGAGCGTTACCATGAAGGCGTGTGAACTGCCCGTCGGGGTATTTGATTCTGGGGTCGGAGGCTTGACGGTAGCGCGTGCGATTCAATCACAACTACCGCAGGAGTCAGTGATTTACTTTGGCGACCGCGCGCGCTGTCCCTATGGGGACCAAGCGCCGGAGGACGTCCTGCGTTACGCGATAGAGATCTCGGAGTTTTTGTTGGAACAGCCGGTCAAGTGTATCGTGATCGCGTGCAACACCGCTACGGCCGTGGCGTTGCCTACGCTACGTTCGATGTTTTCGGTGCCGGTGATCGGCGTCATTGAACCGGGAGCCGCAGCAGCTGTCGCGGCCACGAAGAACGGGCGGATTGGCGTGATCGGGACAAGTGTCACGATAGAAAGCCATGCCTACCGAAAGGCCATTTTGGCGCTGGATGACTCCACGCACGTGGTTGAGCACGCGTGCCCGGACTTCGTACCGCTCGTCGAACGGGGCCAATTCGATGGGCCAGCGGTCGAGCAAATCGTTCGCGACTCGCTTCTGGTGTTTGCCGATACGGGTGTCGATACGCTGGTGCTGGGCTGTACGCACTACCCGCTCCTGCAGCCGGTCATCCGCCGCGTGCTTGGGCCCCTCGTGCAGGTCATTTCGTCCGCTGACGCTACGGCCAACGTGTTGATGAACCGATTGAACGTCGAGGGTTTGGCGACCTCTGGAGATACCGAGATCACACATCAGTATTTCACCACGGGCGATGGATCGAGAATGCGTTTGGCGCTCGCAAATTGGTTTGGCACACCGGTAACGTCTGACTCGGTGGTTCAGGTACAACTGCCCTTGCCGTTGCACCATGTCGTCAAGCGCGCGGCAGTACGCTAGGGGGCTTATCTTTTGAAACTGGTCATCGCTACACATAACGCGCATAAGGTTGAGGAATTCCGCGGGCTGCTCCAGCTGCCGGGATTGGACGTCGCTATGCTCCCGCAAGGTGTGCCTGATGCACCTGAGACGGGCATGACGTTCGTCGAGAACGCCAATATGAAGGCGCGGTTTTACGCAGATTACGTCGACGACTGGGTGTTGTCGGACGATTCCGGACTAGAAGTGCCTTTGCTCGGCGGTGAGCCGGGTATCTATTCGGCGCGTTACGCCGGCGTTCATGGAGATGACGCGGCAAATAACGCAAAATTGATCGCGCGTCTCCATGAGCACGGGCAGACAGAGGCCGAGGCGTCATTCGTCTGCGCTTTGGCGGTCTATCACAAGGGGACCATGCTGGCCTCGGTGGAAGGGCGAGTCGCGGGCACGATTTACGATCGCGCTTTAGGACAGGCGGGCTTCGGCTACGACCCACTGTTTCAGCCAAGCAGTGCCGCGCTTCGCTTCGCGGAGATGACGCCGGAACAGAAGGCCGAGCACTCGCATCGCGCGGCCGCTTTGCGACTCCTCGCACCGCTCCTGAAGGAGTGGCTGGATTGAAACTGTGTATTGTCAGCGATACACACGGGCGAACGGATGAACTTCACGCGGCCGCCCTCATCGCCGGCGATGTGGACTTGCTCCTGCACGCGGGCGACGAGACGGCCGACGCGGCGTGGCTCAGGTCATATCTGCAGGTGCCGGTGCAAGGCGTCGCTGGCAACTGGGACAAGCCGTCTGTCGAGTATCCCCAAGAGCGAATCGTGTCGGTGGACGACGTCCCGCTCTTGCTCACGCACGGCCACCGATTACAGGTCAAGGACACGCTGCAACCTCTCGTCGCGCGGGCGAAGTCGGTCGCAGCTAAGGTTGCCGTGTACGGTCACACGCACGTGCTGCACGCGGGTGTGCACGACGATGTACTGGTCGTGAATCCAGGCAGTTTGGCGTTGCCCCGAGGCGGCACCGAGGGATCCTTCGTACGCCTGACGTCGACGCCGAGCGGCGATTTCGTCAAATTTTTGGTCGAACACTTGACGACGCGGGCGGAAGTCATCTCGGAATTTGAGTTTGTAGCCAAAAAATGATGGGCAGCGACAGTCTTGATATCCCGAGTGGTATCGTCTAAACTGTCAGGGGTAACCACGCCGAGATGCGGGTGTAGTTCAGTGGCAGAACTCCAGCCTTCCAAGCTGGTCGCGTGGGTTCGATTCCCATCACCCGCTCCACGCGTCCCAGTAGCTCAGCAGGATAGAGCAACAGCCTTCTAAGCTGTGGGTCGGGGGTTCGAATCCCTCCTGGGACGCCACGCTGGTGCTGCCTGAGCATCCCGACCGGGATGCTCAATTCGGTGATTAGGGTAAAAGGCGCTGGCGGGGCCATGTTTCACAGGCTCGGAACAGGGGACTGTCCAACTAGGACATGTCATAGGCCATACATACCGATGTGGTGGCGTTTCTTGAAGATTTGGTTCGTACAGCGCGGGCCGTTGATTGTTGGGAGGAAGTATTGCATGACAGCAAAGTGGGAAAAGACGGAGGCCAATGTTGGCGTATTGGAAGTCGAGGTGACGAGCGAACGGTTTAAGACAGCTCTCGACGACGCCTTCAAAAAGGTCGTTAAGGATGTAAATGTTCCAGGTTTCCGCAAGGGGAAAGTGCCTCGTAAAATCTTTGAACAGCGCTTTGGCGTGGAGGCACTGTACCAGGATGCGGTAGATCTGGTTTTGCCAGAGGCATATGAGCAGGCTATCGCCGAGACGGGCATTGATCCAGTTGACCGTCCGTCCGTCGATTTGGTTCAGGTCGAGAGCGGAAAGCCGTTCGTCTTCAAGGCTACGGTTACGGTGAAGCCAGAAGTACAACTCGGCGAGTACAAGGGCATTTCTGTCGAGGACAAAGCCTTCGATGTGACCGATGAGTCTATCGAAAACGAG
This window encodes:
- a CDS encoding response regulator transcription factor; amino-acid sequence: MSSGKDARVKSLLTNREREVFELLVQDKTTKEIAAQLFVSEKTVRNHISNVMKKLNVKGRSQAVVELVRLGELTI
- a CDS encoding MarR family transcriptional regulator, with amino-acid sequence MSGEYSDYVVEIEHCLRSVAATVRRKGRILLSDYGLTSPQFEALIVLDREGELTIGELSGKLYLAYSTTTDLVDRLEKSNYVTRQRCSDDRRVVRVRLEPQGVTLIEGVLNARRNYLDSVLASVDTHTRKTILDSLELLHMNMANQ
- a CDS encoding aldo/keto reductase, encoding MTQVQRRTLGKSDLHVSPLGLGCWQFSEGQGLVGRFWPALGPAVIDEIVNTSLQGGINWFDTAEIYGRGASERALSSTLSRMGVKPSEVVIATKWWPVLRRASSIQKTIDDRIRALSPYAIDLYQVHQPYSWSSIAQQMEAMAAVVESHQVRYVGVSNFSARQMELAYTALERRGITLVSNQVKYNLLHRKIESNDTLRLAKELGVSIIAYSPLEQGLLTGKFHGDPELLKRVSGPRKYSSGFSRRGLERTRPLIQSMQSIAEKHGATPAQVALNWLMHHHGDTVVAIPGASRSAQASQNAGALSFVMSSEDSALLSELSWQVLGRS
- a CDS encoding radical SAM protein, with the translated sequence MTVKDTNPRRLLTKANGYLGAYDYTLNPYVGCVYACNYCYVRALPVARFHEGDWGSYVDVKHIDEASFRRELQLARQRGSVNIFMSSSTDPYQPTEARVHRTRKLLLAMGAEQASLDFLFIQTRSPLVTNDAALIGSLGDKALVSITVETDLEDVRRRFAPYAPPIEVRLRALKTLREHGVRTQVAVAPLLPSSDQFADKLREATEDVVIDDYFLGDGAHGRRSSALHVADLYRPSELKQWYHQEAIDELQRQFAERFGHSHVFLSQDGFLPPKLRWGAGHA
- the murI gene encoding glutamate racemase, with product MKACELPVGVFDSGVGGLTVARAIQSQLPQESVIYFGDRARCPYGDQAPEDVLRYAIEISEFLLEQPVKCIVIACNTATAVALPTLRSMFSVPVIGVIEPGAAAAVAATKNGRIGVIGTSVTIESHAYRKAILALDDSTHVVEHACPDFVPLVERGQFDGPAVEQIVRDSLLVFADTGVDTLVLGCTHYPLLQPVIRRVLGPLVQVISSADATANVLMNRLNVEGLATSGDTEITHQYFTTGDGSRMRLALANWFGTPVTSDSVVQVQLPLPLHHVVKRAAVR
- the rdgB gene encoding RdgB/HAM1 family non-canonical purine NTP pyrophosphatase is translated as MKLVIATHNAHKVEEFRGLLQLPGLDVAMLPQGVPDAPETGMTFVENANMKARFYADYVDDWVLSDDSGLEVPLLGGEPGIYSARYAGVHGDDAANNAKLIARLHEHGQTEAEASFVCALAVYHKGTMLASVEGRVAGTIYDRALGQAGFGYDPLFQPSSAALRFAEMTPEQKAEHSHRAAALRLLAPLLKEWLD
- a CDS encoding pyridoxal phosphate-dependent aminotransferase — protein: MHVAFDFDSVISRRKTGASKWDTLAERFGKDDVIPMWVADMDFASPSCVQEALVERAKHGVYGYAVRTDEYFDSIINWMHDRHGWAIEREWIASATGVVPALTVIVQALTEEGDGVLIQPPVYYPFKRVIRSWGRTVVENPLVYRNGQYEIDFEDLEEKAKQARVMFLCSPHNPVGRVWREDELRRIGEICLRHQVLVVADEIHADLVFSGSRHIPFASLSEQFAAASITCAAPSKTFNLAGLNTAYVIVPNAALKSRYELMSAKASMGSINVFGAHALAAAYREGGPWLDALLGYLEGNVQYLKDFIGRHIPELKVIEPEGTYLVWVDCRALGFEREELDHFFVHEAGLALDEGHLFGEEGVGFQRINIACPRSVLEQGLEQLKEAVERVVRAKA
- a CDS encoding metallophosphoesterase; its protein translation is MKLCIVSDTHGRTDELHAAALIAGDVDLLLHAGDETADAAWLRSYLQVPVQGVAGNWDKPSVEYPQERIVSVDDVPLLLTHGHRLQVKDTLQPLVARAKSVAAKVAVYGHTHVLHAGVHDDVLVVNPGSLALPRGGTEGSFVRLTSTPSGDFVKFLVEHLTTRAEVISEFEFVAKK